The Desulfobotulus mexicanus genome includes the window AGGATGAAAAAATGGAACGCAGTCCTTGCTGCCCTTCTTCTCTTTTTCCCTTTTACACTTGCAGGAAGCTCTTCCCCCCTGATTATTGGCATTGATGCAGACATGAGCGGTGGATCAGCAAAGGCGGGCCAGTCCATTTACAGGGGCACTTTGCTGGCGGTCAATGAAATCAATGCCAGAGGCGGACTTCTGGGAAGGCAGCTCCATCTGGAAGTAAGGGATCACCGGGGCAACCCCGCAAGGGGCCTTGCCAATATGAAAGAATTTGCTGCCATGCCGGATCTTCTTGCTGTGATGGGCGGGCTGCATACACCGGTGGCTCTGGCCGAACTTCCCCTGGTGCATGAACATGGCATTCTTTTTCTCATACCCTGGGCCGCAGGAACCGACATTGTTGACAACGCCCATGATCCCAGTTTTGTGTTCCGGGTTTCGGTCCGGGATGCGGATGCCGGGGACTATCTCATTGGCAAGGTGCAGGAGGCGGGATACAAAAAACCGGGGCTTCTGCTGGAGCAAACTGGATGGGGCCGATCCAATGAACAGGCCATGCGTAGAGCCATGGAAGAAAAAAAAATGCAGAAGGCCGGAGTCCGGTGGTTTCACTGGGGAGCCCAGAACATGACACCCCAGATCCTCTCCTTGAAGGATGCAGGCGCCGATGTCATCATGCTGGTTGCCAATGCGCCCGAAGGACTTGCCCTTGTAAGATCCATGGCTGCCCTGCCCTGTGAAAAAAGGCTGCCCATCGTTTCCCACTGGGGAATTACAGGGGGTGACTTTGCAAATGAGGCAGGAGACCTTCTCCATGACATCTCTTTGTATGTTTTACAGACCTTCTCCTTCAGCGCAGCTCCGGTGCCCGAAAAGGCAGACCACCTTTTTGCCCTTTATAAGAAGGAATATCCAACAACCACCCTGCCCGAAGATATTCCCGCATCCCCCGGCCTTGCCCATGCCTATGATCTGGTGCATCTCCTTGCAAAGGCAACAAAAGCCGCAGGCACTTCAGAAAAAAGGGCCGTTCGTGACAGCCTTGAAACTCTTTTATCCCATGAAGGGGTCATGGGCAATTACAGCCCTCCCTTTACCCCCCAGCGCCACGATGCCCTGAACTCGGACAGTTTCATCACCGCCTGCTTCAATAAAAAAGG containing:
- a CDS encoding ABC transporter substrate-binding protein, giving the protein MKKWNAVLAALLLFFPFTLAGSSSPLIIGIDADMSGGSAKAGQSIYRGTLLAVNEINARGGLLGRQLHLEVRDHRGNPARGLANMKEFAAMPDLLAVMGGLHTPVALAELPLVHEHGILFLIPWAAGTDIVDNAHDPSFVFRVSVRDADAGDYLIGKVQEAGYKKPGLLLEQTGWGRSNEQAMRRAMEEKKMQKAGVRWFHWGAQNMTPQILSLKDAGADVIMLVANAPEGLALVRSMAALPCEKRLPIVSHWGITGGDFANEAGDLLHDISLYVLQTFSFSAAPVPEKADHLFALYKKEYPTTTLPEDIPASPGLAHAYDLVHLLAKATKAAGTSEKRAVRDSLETLLSHEGVMGNYSPPFTPQRHDALNSDSFITACFNKKGNIVPCQITPAKRQSERCQ